The sequence GGGCTTCGCGGGCCCACAGCACACCGATACCGGTCGGCCCGGCCATCTTGTGCCCGGAGAAGGTGTAGAAGTCGACGTCGAGGGCGTCCACGTCGACCGGGCGGTTCGGCACGGCCTGGGCGCCGTCACCCAGGACGAGCGCGTCGTGTTCGTGGGCCAACTCGGCCAGGTCGTCGAGCGGGTTGACGGTCCCGAGGACGTTCGAGGCGTGGACCGCGCTCACGATTGCGACGTCGTCGTCGATCAGCGTGGCCGCGTGGTCCATATCGAGTCGGCCGTCCTCGGTGACGCTGATGTAGCGGACGTCGGCCCCTGCCTGCTCGGCGATCTGTTGCCAGGTCACCAGCGAGGCGTGGTGTTCCATCTCCGTGAGGACCACCGCGTCGCCCTGCTCGAGGTTCGACAGGCCCCAGGCGTACGCGACGAGGTTGATCGCCTCGGTCGTGTTCTTGGTGAAGACGATCTCCTCGCGACCGCCGGGCGCGCCGATCAACGCGGCCATCCGGTCGTGGGCCTCCTCGTAGGCGAGTGAGGCCTCCTGGCTCAACTGGTGGATGCCACGGTGGACGTTGGCGTTGTACTCGCGGTAGTACCGCGAGATGGCCTCGATGACCGGTTCGGGCGTCTGGGTGGTGGCTGCGTTGTCGAGGTACACCAGCGGCGTGTCCTCGGCCACCTCCCGGTCGAGAATCGGGAAATCGGCCCGGATAGCGTCGGTATCGAGCGGTGCTTGCTCGTAGGACTCCATTGAACGACAGTAGCGCGCCGACACATTACTTTCCTTCGGTGGAAGAAGGTCTCACGGCCGCCGATACCCCTTCGTTTCGTGTGGAGAATCGAAGATTCCAGGCACGTCGACTACGGACCGACATCCGAACTGTCGCCCGCCGGTCGGAACGATATTATCAACGGGACGCAAATGAAAATTGACCGTATCGATGGATCCGCTCTTCGTTGCCCACGTCGTCGCGTTCGCCGTCGCCGCCCTGGCGAGTTTCGCCACCGTGGGTCCGGCCAGTCGGGTCGACCATCCCGACACGCGATACGGCCTCGTGGGATTGCTGGTCACGAGCGGGATCTGGGGCAGCGCACAGGCGCTCTACCTCGTCGTTCCGGGCGTCGTTCTCAAGGAGGTGCTGTACATGGTCGGGCTCGTCGCGGGCATCGTCTCGGTGCTGACGTGGCTGTACTTCAGTGCCGCCTACAGCGGGCGGGCGCCTCGTGAGACACCCTACGCACGGGCAGTCGTGGGCATCGTCGCGATGTTCGTCCTCGTCAAAGTGACGAACCCCCTACACAACGGCTACTTCACCGCCGAGATGGCGAGCGAGCCGTTCGCCCACCTCGCGATCCAGTATGGGATGGTTCACTGGATTGCGATGGGGCTGTCCTACGCGCTCGCGTTCGTCGGCTTCTACATGCTCGCCGAGCGCTTCGCTCAGGCCAGCGTCGGCACGCGACCGCTGGAGGCGCTCGTTTTGCTCACCGCGCTGCCACTGGGACTCGACCTGCTCGCGCTCCAGACGCCGTGGTTACTGGCGCTCACCTACGAACCGCTGGGAGTCGCGGCGTTCGCGGTCGGCACGGTGACGGTGTACTTCGACCGGTTCCAGACCGTCCAGCTGGCCGCCGACGTCGACGACCCGGTCTTCGTCCTCGACGCGGAGGGACGGGTCGCCTCGGTCAACGACCAGGCCACGTCCCTGTTTCCCGACGCGGCCGACCGGATCGGGGAGCCGTTGGAATCCGTCGCCCCACAGCTCAGACGGGCCCTCGACAACGATCGAGTGCTCACGATGGAAGATTCCGGGGATCCCCGGTTCTTCCAGATCTCGACGAGCCCGTTCGTCGCGGGTTCGACCGAGACCGGCCGCGTGGTCATCCTCTCGGACGTGACCGAACGGGAGCGGTATCGCCGGGACCTCGAACGCAAGACCGAGCAACTCCAGTTGCTCAACCGCATCGTCCGTCACGATATCCGAAACGAGATGGCCGTCGTCATCGGGTGGGGCGAGACACTCGAGGAGCGGTTGGACGCGGACGAGATGAACGCGCTCGAACGGCTGCTCGGGGCCGCCACCAAGGTCGTCGACCTCACCGACGGTGCACGCGAGTTCATCCGCGCCCTCGACGAGGACGAGCGACCCGAGACGACCGCCATCGACCTGGCAAGTACACTCGAGGCCGAGATCGATAAACAGCGCTCGGCCCACCCCGACGCCGATATCGCCATCGAGGGCGCGCTCCCCGAGACCACGGTCAGCGCCAACGAGATGCTCACCTCGGTGTTCCGCAACTTGATCGGCAACGCCATCGAGAACGTCGATGCGGGACCAGCCACGATCACCGTCTCCGCCGAGGAACGGACCGAGACGGCAGTCGTCCGGATCGCCGATAACGGTCCGGGAATTCCCGACGACCGCAAGGAGAGCGTGTTCCGGATGGGTGAGAAGGGAGCGGATAGCGGTGGGACGGGCATCGGCCTCTATCTCGTACAGACCCTGGTCGACCAGTACGGCGGCACCGTCCGGATCGAGGACAACGAACCGCGGGGAAGCGTGTTCGTCGTCGAAC is a genomic window of Halanaeroarchaeum sp. HSR-CO containing:
- a CDS encoding cysteine desulfurase — encoded protein: MESYEQAPLDTDAIRADFPILDREVAEDTPLVYLDNAATTQTPEPVIEAISRYYREYNANVHRGIHQLSQEASLAYEEAHDRMAALIGAPGGREEIVFTKNTTEAINLVAYAWGLSNLEQGDAVVLTEMEHHASLVTWQQIAEQAGADVRYISVTEDGRLDMDHAATLIDDDVAIVSAVHASNVLGTVNPLDDLAELAHEHDALVLGDGAQAVPNRPVDVDALDVDFYTFSGHKMAGPTGIGVLWAREALLEEMPPFLYGGEMIREVTWEDATYNELPWKFEAGTPPIAEAVGLTAAADYLEDVGLDRIHAHEDYVTRYAMERLGERDDIRVFGPGPAVDRAGLVAFQMDGIHAHDLSSILNDFGVAIRAGHHCVQPLHRKLGVAATARASFYMYNTREEVDVLLEGLDAARDIFG
- a CDS encoding ATP-binding protein translates to MDPLFVAHVVAFAVAALASFATVGPASRVDHPDTRYGLVGLLVTSGIWGSAQALYLVVPGVVLKEVLYMVGLVAGIVSVLTWLYFSAAYSGRAPRETPYARAVVGIVAMFVLVKVTNPLHNGYFTAEMASEPFAHLAIQYGMVHWIAMGLSYALAFVGFYMLAERFAQASVGTRPLEALVLLTALPLGLDLLALQTPWLLALTYEPLGVAAFAVGTVTVYFDRFQTVQLAADVDDPVFVLDAEGRVASVNDQATSLFPDAADRIGEPLESVAPQLRRALDNDRVLTMEDSGDPRFFQISTSPFVAGSTETGRVVILSDVTERERYRRDLERKTEQLQLLNRIVRHDIRNEMAVVIGWGETLEERLDADEMNALERLLGAATKVVDLTDGAREFIRALDEDERPETTAIDLASTLEAEIDKQRSAHPDADIAIEGALPETTVSANEMLTSVFRNLIGNAIENVDAGPATITVSAEERTETAVVRIADNGPGIPDDRKESVFRMGEKGADSGGTGIGLYLVQTLVDQYGGTVRIEDNEPRGSVFVVELPLAAQ